The stretch of DNA CTATTACGTATGCCTGCGTATTTAGCCGAACAAGCACGGAGCTTATGACCAGCAGCTCGATGACCGGTAATGCCCGACTGGACACGTCGCTCAGCCCTGCCCGCCTGCGGGTGTCCGGGGACTGGACGCTTGCCCATTACGCCGACCTCAAGCACCTGACCGAAAAGCTCCACGGCCAGTACGACGCCAATACCGTGGTTGATCTCAACAGCCTCGGCGCCCTCGACACCGCTGGCGCGTCCCTGCTGGTTGAGCTGCTTGGTTCCGAACGCCTGGGCAAATCCGCCGAACACCCCGATTGCACGATTTCCCCGGCTGACCGCGCGCTGCTGCAAACCGTGTATCGCTCTCTGACCGACTTCTGCGTGCCGATCAAGGAGCCGGAAGTCAGCGTCAGCGTGCAACTGCTGACCCGCATCGGGCGCGCGGTGGAAACGGTCTGGCAGGACACTCTGCAAGTGTTGGGTTTTATCGGCCTGATCCTCGAAACCATCGCCCGCAACCTGTTCCGGCCCAAGCGCTGGCGGGTCACGCCAGTCGTTGCGCACATCGAACAGACCGGCCTCGACGCCGCGCCGATCGTGGCGCTGCTGACCTTTCTGGTTGGCGCGGTGGTGGCGTTTCTCGGCGCGACGGTGCTGGCCAGTTTTGGCGCGACGATCTTTACCGTGGACCTGGTGGGATTCTCGTTTTTGCGCGAGTTCGGCGTGTTGCTCACGGCGATCCTGATGGCCGGTCGTACTGCCAGTGCGTTCACCGCGCAGATCGGCTCGATGAAGGCCAATGAAGAGATCGACGCGATCCGCACCCTCGGCCTCGACCCGATGGAGCTGCTGGTGGTGCCCCGCGTGTTGGCGATGCTGGTGGCGTTGCCGATGCTGACGTTCCTGGCGATGCTCTGCGGCATCATCGGCGGTGGTGTGGTGTGTGCGGTATCGTTGGGGATCTCGCCGGCGATGTTTCTCTCGCTGCTGCAAAGCGACATTGGCATCCAGCATTTTCTGGTCGGTCTGGTGAAAGCGCCGATCTTTGCCTTCCTGATCGCGACGATCGGTTGCCTGGAAGGCTTCAAGGTCAGCGGCAGCGCCGAATCGGTCGGCGCGCACACCACCTCCGCCGTGGTGCAGTCGATTTTCGTGGTGATCGTGCTCGATGCGGTGGCTGCGCTGTTCTTCATGGAGATGGGCTGGTGAGTCGTCTACCCCGCGCGCCCTCGGAGGCGGTGATTGAAGTCCGTGGCCTGTGCAATCGCTTTGGCAGCCAGAGCGTGCACGAGAACCTCGATCTGGATCTGTACAAAGGCGAAATCCTTGCCGTGGTTGGCGGCTCCGGCAGCGGCAAATCGGTGCTGCTGCGCAGCATCGTCGGGCTGCGTCGGCCCAGCGAAGGCAACGTGAAGGTGTTCGGCCAGAACCTGCCGAGCCTGTCCGAGCATGAGCGTTCGCTGGTCGAACGGCGTTTCGGCGTGCTGTTCCAGAAAGGCGCGCTGTTCTCCTCGCTGACGGTGACCGAGAACGTCGCCCTGCCGCTGATCGAACACGCCGGCCTGAGTCGCAACGACGCCGAGCATCTGGCGGCGGTGAAACTGGCGCTGGCCGGGCTACCGCTGTCGGCGGCGGACAAATACCCGGCCTCGCTGTCCGGCGGCATGATCAAGCGCGCCGCGCTGGCCCGGGCACTGGCGCTGGACCCCGACATCCTGTTCCTCGACGAACCCACCGCCGGCCTCGATCCGATTGGCGCGGCGGCGTTCGATCAACTGATCCTGACCCTGCGCGATGCGCTGGGCCTGAGCGTGTTTCTGGTGACCCACGACCTCGACACGCTCTACACCATTACCGACCGTGTGGCGGTGCTGGCGCAGAAGAAGGTGCTGGTCGCCGGCCCTATCGACGTGGTCTCGGAAACCGATGACGCGTGGATTCACGAATACTTCCACGGCCCGCGCGGCCGCTCGGCGCTGGACGCCGCCAAATTGCTCAACGAGGTCTGACATGGAAACCCGAGCCCATCATGTGTTGATCGGCCTGTTCTCAGTGATTGTCGTGGCGGGCGCCCTGCTCTTCGGCCTGTGGCTGGCCAAGTCCAGCGTCGACACCGAGTTCAAGGATTACGAAGTGGTCTTCAACGAGGCGGTCAGCGGCCTGTCCAAGGGCAGCCCGGTGCAGTACAGCGGGATCAAGGTCGGCGACGTGGTCAGCCTGCGTCTCGACCCGAAAGACCCACGGCGGGTATTGGCGCGGATTCGCCTCGGCGGCGACACGCCGGTCAAGGAAGACACCCAGGCCAAACTGGCCTTGGCCGGGATCACCGGGACCTCGATCATCCAGCTCAGCGGCGGCACCCCGCAGAGCCCGAAACTGCGCGGGCATGACGGCGAGTTGCCGACCATCGTCGCGGCGCCCTCGCCTATCTCACGCCTGCTCAACGACAGCAACGACTTGATGAGCGGCATCACCGCGCTGCTGAGCAATGCCAACCAGATGTTCTCCCCGGAGAACGTCGAGCGTGTGAGCAACACCCTGGCGCATCTGGAGCAGACTACCGGCTCGATCAACGATCAGCGCGGCGACTTGCGTCAGGCCATGCAGCAACTGGCGAGTGTCGGCAAACAGGCCGGCAGCATGCTCGAACAGACATCGCTGCTGATGCGCAACGCCAACGGCCTGCTCAACGATCAAGGCAAACAGGCACTGGGCAGTGCCGAGCAGGCGATGAAGTCGCTGGAGCAGAGCAGCGCCACCATCAACGGCCTGCTGAGCAAGAATCAGAACTCCCTCGATAACGGCATGCAGGGCCTCAATGGCCTGGCCCCGGCCATCCGCGAACTGCGCGAGACCCTGACCTCGCTGCGCGCCATTTCTCAACGCCTGGAGGCCAACCCCAGCGGTTACCTGCTGGGCAGTGACAAGAACAAGGAGTTCACGCCATGAAGCTGACTCACCTCGCTTTTCTCGCCAGCTTCTCCTTGATCAGCGCGTGCTCGATCCTGCCCAAGGCCGAGCCGTCGGATGTCTACCGTCTGCCGTCGACTCAGGCGCCCGCTTCGGCCAGTTCGGCCGCGACTCAGCGCTGGTCGCTGCGCCTGAACAAATTGCAGGCCAGCGAAGCACTGAACCGGCCGAACATCGCGGTGATTCCACAGGGTGACGTGATCAGCAGCTACAAGGCGTCGCGCTGGAGCGATCCGGCGCCGGTGCTGGTGCGTAATCGGCTGTTGGACGGGTTTGCACGTGATGGTCGGGTGACCTTGCTCAGTACCGATGACAGCAACTTTGCTGCGGATCTGGAGCTGGGCGGCAGCTTGCAGGCGTTTCAGACCGAGTATCAGGGCAATCAGGCCAGCGTTGTGGTGCGGGTCGATGCGTTGCTGGTGCGTGGTTATGACCAGCGGATTCTCGCCAGCCGGCGCTTTGAGGAGCACCAGCCGCTGAGCGATGTGCAGGTGCCGGCGGTGGTTGCGGGGTTTGGACAGGCGAGTGATCGGCTCACCGCGAAGGTTGTTGCGTGGGCAGTGGATCAAGGCCAGAAACTGGCGCAACAACCAAGACCTTAGGCCTCACACAAAACAAAAATGTGGGAGCGGGCTAGCTCGCGAAGGCGGTGTGTCAGTCAATGTATTGGTCGACTGACACTCCCTCTTCGCGAGCAAACCCGCTCCCACATTTTGATTTGTGTTTAGCCGAAGAACCAGTAGCAGACGCCAATCGCGCCGAGTACCCCAGCCAGTTCGGCCAACAACGCACACCCCACCGCATGCCGCGCCCGCTGAATCCCCACTGCACCGAAATACACCGCGAGCACATAGAACGTGGTCTCGGTACTGCCCTGTATCGTCGCCGCCACCAGCGACGGGAAGCTGTCGACGCCCGAGGTCTTCATGGTCTCGATCAGCATCGCCCGCGCGGCGCTGCCGGAAAACGGTTTGACCATCGCTGTCGGCAGCGCATCGACGAAGCGCGTGTCCCAACCGGCCCATTGCACCAGATGGCGGATGCCGTCCAGACCAAAGTCCAACGCCCCGGAGGCCCGCAGCACGCCAATCGCACAGAGCATCGCTACCAGATACGGCAGCAGGTTCTTGGCGACATCAAAGCCCTCTTTGGCACCCTCGACGAAGGCCTCGTAGACCTTGACCTTGCGTAATGCGCCAATCACCAGAAACAGCATGATCAGGCCGAACAGCGTGAGGTTGCCGAGGATCGACGACAGCCCGGCCAGCGCCGTGGCCGACATCGTCGCCAGCAGCGCCATGAAGCCGCCGAGGATCAGCGCCCCCGGGATCAGGTAGGCCAGCACCACCGGGTCCCAGATCCGCAGGCGTTGCATGAATGCCACCGAGAGGAAGCCGACAATTGTCGAGCAGCTGGTCGCCAGCAGAATCGGCAGAAATACCAGGGTCGGGTCCGGCGCACCTTGCTGCGCGCGGTACATGAAGATCGTCACCGGCAACAGGGTCAGGGATGAGGCGTTGAGCACCAGGAACAGGATCTGCGCGTTACTGGCGACGGTGGCACTGGGATTGAGCTCCTGCAGCGCCTTCATGGCTTTCAGGCCGATGGGCGTGGCCGCGTTGTCGAGGCCCAGACCGTTGGCAGCGAAGTTCAGGGTAATCAGACCAAGGGCAGGGTGGCCGGCCGGGACTTCCGGCATCAGCCGCAGGAACAGCGGCCCGAGGACCCTGGCCAGCCATTCGACGATCCCGGCCTTCTCGGCGATGCGCAGAAAGCCCAGCCACAGGGTCAGGGTGCCGAACAGCAGCACCATCACCTCGACCGACAGCTTGGCCATGGCGAAAATGCTTTCCACCATCGCTGCGAAAATCCCGGCGTTGCCGCCGACCAGCCACTGCACCAGCGCAGATATTGCTGCCACGACGAAGAAGCCAAGCCACAGGCCATTAAGCATCAGTCAAATCCCCCGGAAGATGCGGCGAATGATAGCGGGGTCGCCAGAAACGACAAACCCCGGATTTCTCCGGGGTTTGTATGGCTAACTCGGTCCACTGTAGGTGTGAGCCTGCTCGCGATGAGGGCGGCACATTCAACATCTCTGTTGTTTGATACACCGCCATCGCGAGCAGGCTCACTCCTACAGGGTTTGTGTCAGTTCTTGGAAATTTCGCCTGCAGGCAGTTTTTCCTTGCTGCGCCAGTGCGGCAGGGAGTTCCAGTAGCGCTGGCCCTTGGCGTCGTCGTACATGCCTTCCCAGCGCGCGATAACCAGTACCGCCAGGGCGTTGCCGATCACGTTCAGTGCGGTACGGGCCATGTCCATGACACGGTCGACACCGGCGATGAACGCCAGGCCTTCCAGCGGGATACCGACGCTGCCCAGGGTTGCCAGCAGCACCACGAAGGACACGCCCGGTACACCGGCGATGCCTTTGGAGGTCACCATCAGGGTCAGGACCAGCAGCAGTTGCTGGCTGATCGACAGGTCGATGCCGTACAGCTGGGCAATGAAGATCGCTGCGATGGACTGATACAGGGTCGAACCGTCGAGGTTGAACGAGTAACCGGTCGGCACCACGAAGCTGCAGATGGCTTTCGGTGCGCCGTAGGCTTCCATTTTCTCGATCACGCGTGGCAGCACGGTTTCCGAGGAGGCGGTGGAGTAGGCCAGGACCAGCTCATCCTTGAAGATGCGCATCAGCTTGATCACCGAGAAGCCGAACAGCTTGGCGATCAGGCCCAGTACCACGAAGGCGAAGAAGGCAATGGCGACGTAAACCAGGATCACCAGCTTCGCCAGCGGCACCAGCGAAGCGAAACCGAAGTTGGCGACGGTCACCGCGATCAGTGCGAATACGCCGATCGGGGCGTAGTTCATGATCATGTGGGTGACTTTGAACATGCTTTCCGAGACGCCCTGGAACATCTTCACCAGCGGCTCGCGCAGGTCCGACTGCAGGCTCGACAGACCGAGGCCGAACAGTACGGAGAAGAAGATGATCGGCAGCATCTCGCCGCGGGCCATGGCCGCGAAGATGTTCGACGGGATCAGGTTGAGGATGGTCTCGATGAACGCGTGTTCATGTTGTACTTCGGCGGCGGTCGCCTGGTACTTGGAGATATCCACCGTGCCCAGGGTGCTCATATCGATGCCGGCGCCCGGGTGGAACAGGTTGGCCAGCAGCAGGCCGACGATGATCGCGATGGTGGTGACGACTTCGAAGTAGATGATCGTCTTCAGGCCGATACGCCCGAGTTTCTTGGCGTCGCCCACGCCGGCAATGCCGACGATCAGGGAGGAGATGACGATCGGGATCACGATCATCTTGATCAGACGGATAAAGATATCGCCTGCCGGTTGCAGGACGTTGCTGATCCACCAGGCTTTCTCGGCACTGAAATGGTTGAGCAACGCACCAATTGCAATCCCTAAAACCAGACCGATGAGGATCTGCCAGGCGAGGCTGAGTTTTGCCTTCTTCATTATCTTTACCCTTACTTGCGTTTGACTCAGGCACATGCAGGAACTGGAACGCTCATTAGCGGAAAAGTCTGTGCATCTGCCTCCGTATAAGGTGCCCCGAAGCGCGTGTTTACGGCTCTTCGGCAGGCGAAAAAAGGCGCAACTATTCCGATGCAAGGTTGCGCCGTCTAATGCCGTAAACGCCTACCCTATGCCGAATCGGCATGAGCTTTTTTAAATGAAACTGGCGTCCCAACCGGTTCGATTGCGACATTTCAGCCGCCATAAGTGCCGTGAACCGGCCATTACAGCCTAGGTTGGTTATTTTTTGAACGAGTGATTTCGACAGAAAATATAAGAAAAAGCCTACATTTGCAGACTAGAAGTCCTACTGTTTAAAAGGACTCTTTCTCGATATACGGTCGCCATGAAACACGGCGAAATGTTTTCGCGCGCAGTCTGAACCATAAAAAGATGAGCAGGACGCTCTAGATCAATGTTTTGTAGCGCACAAAGCTCAGCGCAAGTCCGTCGGACCGCCGAGGGCCGGCGAACCTGCGTCGCAGCTTTTGCCCTGACCCGGCCCTTGCGCAGGCACTCCCTGTACCCGTAGGTCACTCCGACCCTGTAACAGTCAGAACGTCCCGGCCCCCTGATCATGCGCCGACCTTCCTCGGGCGGGCGCAATAAAGGGCAGCGCGGCGCCACCCTCATGTTCGAATCAGTACCAGTTCGGATCTTTCTTCAGCGTTTCCATCAACAGGTTCTGCATGTCCTGATCCGGTTTGCCGAGGAAGCGGTAGGTGGCATGTCGCGTGGGCGACTTGTCGGCCGGCAGTCCTTCGGGCACATCGACGAGCATCGCGTAGGCATCTTTCTTGTCGAAGCTGAACGCGACGATCAAGCGGTGGTTAAGGCACTTGTCCGCGGATTCGCAGAGCGGCCCCACCAGATACTGATTGCCGTCTTCAGTCACGGCATTCATCTGCTGATCTGGCGTACCGGACAGGTTCATCACCCATTCCGGCAGGCGCTCTTCATGCTTCACCACGCCTTGCCAGGTTTCCCGGTATTGCGGGTCGGAGCTGAGCAGCTCGTTGACCCGCGCCTGGCCGTCATTGGCCGCCATCGCCATGGCACTACCGCCCAGAAGCAGGGCGGCTGCCAGTGTCTTTAAACCAATCATCGTTAACCTCGGCCGCGACGGCCAAAGAAGAAGGAAGCGATGAACATCACCAGGAACACGACAAAGAGAATCTTGGCGATACCCGTGGCGGTGCCCGCGATACCACCGAAGCCCAGTACGGCGGCGATGATGGCAATGATCAAGAATGTAATTGCCCAGCTCAACATGGTGATTCTCCTTACTTCTCTATTTAGGGATGTTGCGTGTCCCGGCGCGACGCGCCCGAATTCACTGGTTCGTCAGAAAACCCAGCGCTCTTCACGTGGCAGTTGATCCAGCGGCTGCGCCTGATCGACATCCATCATGCGCATCGAGGCGCTCTCGGCCTGGCTGCTGCTGACGGCGCTGAAGTGCGTCTGCGTGCTGTGTTGAATCGAGATCAGCGGCTCAGGCTTCTGGCTGTTCTCCCAGCTCAGGTATTGCTGGCAGGCGATCAGGGTGATCAACAGGGCAAGTACGCCAAACAGACCTTGCTGGATATGCAGTGGCGAGATACGCACTTGGGCGGCACGTTGGCGAGTCATCCTGGGTTCCTCACTCTTATTCGGTTGGGGCAGTCGGATCTGCCCGGGCTGAATGAGTTATTGCAGCCTGCATGCCAATTTTTTATTTGAAAAAATTCCAATTAAATCAATAAGTTATAGATGTATTAAAAATCGTCTTGGACGCATCCTGCACGATGGGTCATCTACGGTCGTGCGTAATGCACGATTATTTCGTAGGAGATTTCATTCTTATTGAATTGAGAGCAGGTCTCGGATGTCAGAAAAGTACGCAGGCAAACATCGGCAACCCGGCGATTGTTTAGAAGGTCAACAAAATCAATGGATTGGCTGTCATGGCAGGAGAGAGCTACCCTGCTATGGCCGGCATCGTTCAGAATCGACCATGCAACTTGCCCGATTTTTCCGGGACTAACCAAGACCAATCACATAAGGAGCGTAGGAAAAATGGAATCCGCCACTGAGCATCAAGGCCGCATTCTGCTGGTGGACGACGAGTCCGCCATCCTGCGTACCTTCCGTTACTGCCTCGAAGACGAAGGCTACACGGTGGCCACTGCCAACAGCGCGGCTCAGGCCGACGCTTTGCTGCAACGCCAGGTCTTCGACCTGTGCTTCCTCGATTTGCGGCTGGGCGAAGACAATGGTCTTGATGTGCTGGCGCAGATGCGTATCCAGGCACCGTGGATGCGCGTGGTGATCGTCACCGCGCACTCCGCCGTCGACACCGCCGTTGACGCGATCCAGGCCGGCGCGGCCGACTATCTGGTCAAGCCGTGCAGCCCCGATCAGTTGCGTCTGGCCACCGCCAAGCAACTGGAAGTGCGCCAGCTCTCGGCGCGTCTCGAAGCCCTTGAAGGCGAAATCCGCAAACCCAAGGACGGTCTCGATTCGCACAGCCCCGCGATGAAAGTCGTGCTGGAAACCGCGCGCCAGGTCGCGAGCACCGACGCCAACATTCTTATTCTGGGCGAGTCCGGTACCGGTAAAGGCGAGCTGGCACGGGCCATTCACGGCTGGAGCAAGCGCGAGAAGAAATCCTGCGTGACCATCAACTGCCCGTCGTTGACCGCCGAACTGATGGAAAGCGAGCTGTTCGGCCACAGTCGCGGCGCATTTACCGGGGCCAGCGAAAGCACCTTGGGTCGAGTCAATCAGGCGGACGGTGGTACGCTGTTTCTCGATGAGATCGGCGATTTTCCCCTGACGTTGCAGCCAAAGTTGCTGCGCTTCATTCAAGACAAGGAATACGAGCGGGTAGGGGATCCAGTGACCCGCCGCGCCGACGTGCGCATTCTCGCCGCGACCAACCTCAATCTTGAAGACATGGTGCGCGACGGTCGCTTTCGCGAAGACCTGCTGTATCGCCTGAACGTGATCACCCTGCATCTGCCGCCGCTGCGCGAGCGCGCCGAAGACATTCTGACCCTGGCCGACCGCTTCCTCGCCCGTTTCGTCAAAGAGTACGCACGTCCGGCCCGCGGCTTCAGTGATGAGGCACGGGAAGCACTGCTCGGCTATCGCTGGCCGGGCAACATCCGTGAGCTGCGCAACGTGGTGGAGCGGGCGAGCATCATCTGCCCGCAGGAACGCGTGGAAATCAGCCACTTGGGCATGGCCGAACAACCGGCAAACAACGCACCACGGGTCGGCGCGGCGCTGAGCCTCGATGAACTGGAGAAAGCTCATATCGGCGCGGTGCTGGCGACGGCTGGCACCCTCGATCAAGCAGCCAAGACCCTGGGCATCGATGCCTCTACCCTGTATCGCAAGCGTAAGCAGTACAACCTGTGAGCGCGCGGCGATGAAACTGGCGATGAAGTTGCGCACCCGCTTGTTCCTGAGCATCTCCGCGCTGATCACGGTGGCTTTGCTCGGGCTGTTGCTCGGGCTGGTCAGCGTGATGCAGATGGCCGGGACTCAGGAAGCGCTGATCCGCAATAACTTCGTCACCCTTGATCTGGGCCTCAAACTGCGCCAGACCCTCGGCGATCAACTGATCATGATGCTCGCCGAAAAGCCCGATACCGCTGCGTTCGAGGCCTCGAAGCAGCAGTATTTACAGCTGCTCGATCAAGGCATAGCCCAGGAGGAGGTCGGTGATGGTCGTCAATACAGCTTCAGTCAGGCCAAGGCCGATTACCAAAGTTTCCTTCAGGCGTTCGATCAGGTACGTGACCCGGCCAATGCCTTGAGTGGTACCGGCGATTTGCGTGAGCGCTTCAATACGCTGCGCAACGGCCTGATTGCCGAACACAAGCATGCGCTCGACAACATCAACTCGGTGCAGCACGCTGCTCGCGACCGTGCGTTGTTGATTGCCGGGCTGCTCGGGCTGGTGGGGCTGGCCGTGTTGATCATCGGCTTCGTCACGGCCCATGCGATTGCCCGACGCTTCGGTGCGCCGATCGAGGCGCTGGCGCAAGCGGCGGACAACATCGGCCAAGGCAATTTCGAAGTGACCCTGCCGATTTCGTCGGCGATGGAAATGAACCAGCTGACCAAGCGCTTCGGGCTGATGGCCGAAGCGCTGCGTGAGCATCAGGCGACCAACGTCGACGAACTGCTGGCCGGTCAGCAGCGTTTGCAGGCGGTGCTCGACAGCATCGACGATGGCTTGCTGATGATCGACCGTGAAGGGCATCTGGAGCACCTCAATCCGGTCGCCCAGCGGCAACTGGGCTGGGACAGTGATCGCCTCGGCCAAGGCCTGGGGACGGCGCTTGGGCGCCCGGAACTCGACGCTCAGCTGCAACTGGTGTTGCGCGGCGGCACGCTGGAGCGTGCTCCGGAAGATTTGAGTATCGAAGTCGATGGCGAATCGCGCCTGCTGACTTACAGCCTGACCCCGGTCAGCCACACCCAGGGGCATATCCTCGGCGCGGTGATGGTGCTGCACGACGTTACCGAACAGCGCGCTTTCGAGCGAGTGCGCAGCGAGTTCGTGTTGCGGGCCTCCCATGAGCTGCGCACGCCGGTCACCGGCATGCACATGGCCTTCGGCCTGTTTCGCGAGCGCGCGAAGTTTCCCGCGGACTCACGCGAGGCCGACCTGCTCGACACGGTCAACGAAGAAATGCAGCGCTTGATGCAGTTGATCAACGACCTGCTCAACTTTTCGCGCTACCAGAATGGTCTGCAGAAACTCTCGCTGGCGCCCTGTTCCATCGAAGACTTGCTGGAGCAGGCGCAATTGCGTTTCGCCGATTCGGCAGCGGGCAAAGGCATTGCCCTGAACGTCGAAGTGCAGGGGCCGTTGCCGCGCCTGCAGGCCGATCAGACGCAACTCGACCGGGTGCTCGACAACCTGATCGACAACGCCCTGCGCCATACCGCCCGCGACGGGCAGATTCGCCTGCAGGCGCGCCGGCATGGCGAGCGGGTGATCATCAGTGTTGAAGACAATGGCGAAGGCATTGCCTACGGTCAGCAAGGACGAATCTTCGAGCCGTTCGTGCAGGTCGGGCGCAAGAAGGGCGGCGCCGGGCTCGGGTTGGCGCTGTGCAAGGAAATCGTCCAGTTGCACGGCGGGCGGATGGGCGTCTATTCGCGGCCGGGGCAGGGCACGCAGTTCTACATGGCGTTGGCGGTCTAGGCTTCGTCGTCCAGTCGACGGCCGGCAAGGCGCCGTCCACGGGTGATCAGTTCGATGAACTGCACCGCACTCAGGGCCTGGGCGAACAGCCAGCCCTGACCGAATTTCACGCCTTCACTGCTGAGAAACACGGCTTGCGCTTCGTGCTCGATACCTTCGGCAATCACCTTCAGCTCCAGTGCCTGCGCCATGTGAATGATGTGCGGTGCCACGCCGCTGCTGGCCGCGTCATGGCCGAGCGCGTCGATAAAGGCCTTGTCGATCTTCAGGCAATCCACCGGTAGCGTCTGCAGGTAGGCGAGGCTGCAATAGCCGGTGCCGAAGTCATCGATCAGCACCTGATGGCCGACATCGCGCAAGGCTTGCAGGTTCTCCCGCGCCACCACCACGTCGATCAACCCGCGTTCGGTGACTTCGAAGGCAATCTGCCGTGCCGCGACCCGGTGCAGCGTCAGCAGTTTGGCCATGACCTGGCCGATGCGCGGCACCATCACATCGCAAGCGGCGAGGTTGACCGAGATGTACAACTGCGGATTGGCGCGTAGCACCGGCCCCAGTTGTTCCAGCAACCGTTGCAGGACGAAATCGGTCATCTGGCGGATCTGTCCGGTGTTTTCCGCCATCGGAATGAACAGATCGGGACTGGTCAACGTGCCGTCCGGGCGGCGCCAGCGCAGCAGGGCTTCGGCGCCCACGCAGTTGCGGGTGTCGAGGTCGAAGATCGGCTGATACAGCACCTGCAGCTCGCCGCGACGGATTGCGCCCTGAAGTTCGGCGTCCAGCGACTGGCGCTGGCGCACCAGTAAAAACACGCAGAACCCGCAAAATGCTCCCAGCAGCAGGCAGACCGGCACCATCCACCACCAGACCGTCGAAATGTGCATGCCGCTGCGCGGGGTGATCAGCACCAATTGGTATTCCGGGTTGTTGGTTGGCATGCGGTAGATCAGCCGTGACTGCGTGACTTGCAAGGCTTCACGACTCTTCGGCGGCCAGACTTCGGAGGGTGGCCATGCCTGAGCGATTCCGAGCACCGGAATCGCCCGCTTGCCATGATCCAGCACGACCAGCAGGCTGCTGTCCGGTGGCAGGTCGACCATGTCAGTCAAATGCCCGCGGGAGGTCGCTACGCGGAAATTGCCGCGCCCGAGCATCAGCGCGGCGCGATTCTCATCGGGTTCGGTGGTGGTGTTGAGCCAGTAGCTGTAGGTCGGACCTTTGATGTCCGGTGCGCGGACGACCGACAGCCCCTCCTGCCGGGGGCGGTTGGAGCAGATTCGTGTGCCGTCCATGTAGGCCGCCTCATAGACGAAGCGATAGTTGAAGGTGACCTGTTGCAGGGTGGCGATCATTTCATCATCGCAACTGCGCAACGGCTGCGCTTCAAGGTCATCGAGACTTTCGCGCAATTGCCCGAACAATTGTTCGAGGCGGGCCAGAAAACGCTCGCCCTGAGCGTTCATCTCCTGGCTTTCATTTTGTTCGATCTGGCGCATGGCGAAGAACATTCCGCCGGCGATCAACAGCGCA from Pseudomonas sp. P8_229 encodes:
- the algB gene encoding sigma-54-dependent response regulator transcription factor AlgB; protein product: MESATEHQGRILLVDDESAILRTFRYCLEDEGYTVATANSAAQADALLQRQVFDLCFLDLRLGEDNGLDVLAQMRIQAPWMRVVIVTAHSAVDTAVDAIQAGAADYLVKPCSPDQLRLATAKQLEVRQLSARLEALEGEIRKPKDGLDSHSPAMKVVLETARQVASTDANILILGESGTGKGELARAIHGWSKREKKSCVTINCPSLTAELMESELFGHSRGAFTGASESTLGRVNQADGGTLFLDEIGDFPLTLQPKLLRFIQDKEYERVGDPVTRRADVRILAATNLNLEDMVRDGRFREDLLYRLNVITLHLPPLRERAEDILTLADRFLARFVKEYARPARGFSDEAREALLGYRWPGNIRELRNVVERASIICPQERVEISHLGMAEQPANNAPRVGAALSLDELEKAHIGAVLATAGTLDQAAKTLGIDASTLYRKRKQYNL
- a CDS encoding KinB sensor domain-containing domain, which translates into the protein MKLAMKLRTRLFLSISALITVALLGLLLGLVSVMQMAGTQEALIRNNFVTLDLGLKLRQTLGDQLIMMLAEKPDTAAFEASKQQYLQLLDQGIAQEEVGDGRQYSFSQAKADYQSFLQAFDQVRDPANALSGTGDLRERFNTLRNGLIAEHKHALDNINSVQHAARDRALLIAGLLGLVGLAVLIIGFVTAHAIARRFGAPIEALAQAADNIGQGNFEVTLPISSAMEMNQLTKRFGLMAEALREHQATNVDELLAGQQRLQAVLDSIDDGLLMIDREGHLEHLNPVAQRQLGWDSDRLGQGLGTALGRPELDAQLQLVLRGGTLERAPEDLSIEVDGESRLLTYSLTPVSHTQGHILGAVMVLHDVTEQRAFERVRSEFVLRASHELRTPVTGMHMAFGLFRERAKFPADSREADLLDTVNEEMQRLMQLINDLLNFSRYQNGLQKLSLAPCSIEDLLEQAQLRFADSAAGKGIALNVEVQGPLPRLQADQTQLDRVLDNLIDNALRHTARDGQIRLQARRHGERVIISVEDNGEGIAYGQQGRIFEPFVQVGRKKGGAGLGLALCKEIVQLHGGRMGVYSRPGQGTQFYMALAV
- a CDS encoding EAL domain-containing protein, with product MVATRETLRSWFYRPWFLAMIAAVLSAALLIAGGMFFAMRQIEQNESQEMNAQGERFLARLEQLFGQLRESLDDLEAQPLRSCDDEMIATLQQVTFNYRFVYEAAYMDGTRICSNRPRQEGLSVVRAPDIKGPTYSYWLNTTTEPDENRAALMLGRGNFRVATSRGHLTDMVDLPPDSSLLVVLDHGKRAIPVLGIAQAWPPSEVWPPKSREALQVTQSRLIYRMPTNNPEYQLVLITPRSGMHISTVWWWMVPVCLLLGAFCGFCVFLLVRQRQSLDAELQGAIRRGELQVLYQPIFDLDTRNCVGAEALLRWRRPDGTLTSPDLFIPMAENTGQIRQMTDFVLQRLLEQLGPVLRANPQLYISVNLAACDVMVPRIGQVMAKLLTLHRVAARQIAFEVTERGLIDVVVARENLQALRDVGHQVLIDDFGTGYCSLAYLQTLPVDCLKIDKAFIDALGHDAASSGVAPHIIHMAQALELKVIAEGIEHEAQAVFLSSEGVKFGQGWLFAQALSAVQFIELITRGRRLAGRRLDDEA